A DNA window from Trichosurus vulpecula isolate mTriVul1 chromosome 2, mTriVul1.pri, whole genome shotgun sequence contains the following coding sequences:
- the LOC118837959 gene encoding olfactory receptor 52B4-like: MAIANITVISHRLFYLLGIPGLENHHIWISVPFLISYIIAFLGNSLLIFIVATDHSLHEPMYIFLCMLAGVDICLSNITVPKALAIFWYNSGGISLYGCITQLFFIHSTFVAESGILLVMAFDRYVAICYPLRYTMVLTPSVIIKTSVAVFLRSVVTIFPIIFLLTRLTFCKNNLLPHTYCEHIGLAKCACASIQVNIWYGIFVLLITVVLDIILIVASYCMILHAIFHIPSQDARHKALHTCGSHICVIFLFYIPGIFTFLVQRFGKHISPHVHILMANVCMLAPPVMNPIIYGIKTKQIKSRVSYLLFQRPR, encoded by the coding sequence ATGGCCATCGCTAACATCACTGTCATAAGCCATAGACTTTTCTATCTTCTAGGCATTCCTGGCCTGGAAAATCACCACATCTGGATCTCAGTCCCATTTTTAATCTCCTATATTATTGCCTTCCTTGGTAACAGTCTCCTCATCTTTATTGTTGCTACTGATCACAGCCTCCATGAACCCATGTATATCTTCCTATGCATGTTGGCTGGAGTTGACATTTGCCTCTCCAACATTACAGTTCCTAAAGCCCTGGCCATCTTTTGGTATAATTCTGGAGGAATATCCCTATATGGGTGTATTACTCAATTATTCTTCATCCACTCAACCTTCGTTGCTGAATCAGGAATCCTTCTGGTAATGGCATTTGACCGCTATGTTGCCATTTGTTACCCACTGAGATACACAATGGTTCTTACCCCCTCAGTGATTATAAAAACCAGTGTGGCTGTCTTCTTGAGAAGTGTTGTTACCATATTCCCCATAATATTCCTTTTGACGAGGCTAACTTTTTGCAAAAATAATCTTCTCCCTCATACATATTGTGAACACATTGGTTTGGCCAAGTGTGCTTGTGCCAGCATTCAAGTGAATATCTGGTATGGTATATTTGTCCTTTTGATAACTGTGGTACTAGACATTATCCTCATTGTTGCATCTTACTGTATGATTCTCCATGCCATCTTTCACATCCCCTCTCAGGACGCTCGTCACAAGGCTCTCCATACCTGTGGTTCCCATATCTGTGTCATCTTCCTCTTCTACATTCCGGGAATCTTCACATTTCTGGTCCAAAGGTTTGGTAAACATATATCACCTCATGTCCATATCCTAATGGCTAATGTCTGCATGCTGGCTCCTCCTGTGATGAACCCCATCATCTATGGGATCAAGACCAAACAGATCAAGAGCAGAGTGTCTTATTTGTTGTTTCAGAGACCAAGATGA